CCGGCAGGGCGCCAACGCGGGGGAGTCCGCACCCGTGGCGGGGATGGCGACCAGCTCCGCGGCGGGCCAGGCGCGCCTCGCCGCGCTGGACGAGGGAGTGTACACCCTGTTCGTCTCCGCGCCCGGCATGATCACGGCGATCGTGCCGAACGTCATCGTGCTGCCCGATGCGGAGGGGCGGCAGCGTGCCGTCATCAGCCCCGTGCTCCCCGCCGGCCAGACCCGCATCGTGCTCACCTGGGGCGCGGAGCCGCACGACCTGGACTCGCACCTCACCGGCCCGGACGGGTCCGGCGGCCGATTCCACGTCTACTACGCGTCACGCCGCTTCACCGTGGATACCACCACGGCGGTGGAGCTGGACGTGGACGAGACCGGCGGCTTCGGCCCGGAGACCATCACCATCCATCGGCAGTTCACGGGCAGCTACTGCTTCAGCGTGCACCTGTACGCCGGAAGCGGCAGCCTGGGGACGTCGGGCGCGCAGGTGCGGGTCTTCCGCGGCAGCCAGCAGGTGGCGGCGTTCCCCGCGCCAAACACCACCAACCGCGTGTGGACGGTGTTCGCGCTCAACGCGTCCACCATCACGCCCGTGAACACCACCGGCTCCACGGTCCCCGGGGTCTGCCCGTAGAGGGCACACCCAGGTCCACCGCTCCCCGGGCGCGCGGCCAGGCAGCGCCGCGTGCCCCTCACCGCCCGGGCAAGGACCTCCATGCGGCAGATGCAAAAGGTGCTGTGGACGCGGGGCACGCTCCTGACCCCGCAGCACCTGCAGGCGCAGGACCGCTTCCTGGAAGAGCTGGTGGGCTTCCAGCTCTCGTCGCTCACCTTCTTTCCCTGGGGCTTCAGCCGGCTGGGGGTGGACGCGGAGGCGCTGGCGGGGGGCACGGTGGCGCTCACCGACGCCGCGGGGATCTTTCCCGACGGCCTGGGCTTCGACCTTCCCGCCGCCGGCCCGCTCCCCCCGCCCAAGCCGCTCAAGGAGGCGTGGCGCACGGACGCGGCTTCGCTGGACGTCTACCTGGCCATCCCCGAGCACCGCCCCGGGGGCCAGAACGTCTCGCTGCACGGGGGTGACGGCGCGGTGCGCTACACGGCGGAGGTGGCGCTGCGGCGCGACGACAACACGGGACTGGCCGAAAAGCCCATCCAGCTCGCGCGCCAGAACGTGCGCCTGCTGGCCGAGGGGGAGGCGCTGGCGGGACACTCGGTGCTGCGGGTGGCGCGGGTGGTCCGCGCGCCCACGGGCACCTTTCAGCTCGACCCCCGTTTCGTGCCGCCGCTGCTGGACCTGGGCGCAAGCGGCTACCTGCTGGCGGTGGCGCGCCGGTTGGTGGAGCTGCTCTCCGCGCGCAGCAACGCGCTCTCGGCCACGCGGCGGCAGCGCACGCGCGGCCTGGCGGAGTTCGGAGGGGCGGACGCCGCGCACTTCTGGCTGCTGTACGCCGTCAACACGCACCTGCCCCGCTTCCGCCACCTGCTGGAGGTGCGCCGCGGGCACCCGGGCGAGCTGTGGACGGCCATGGCCGAGCTCGCGGGCGCGCTCACCACCTTTTCGCCCTCCATCCACCCGCGCGACCTGCCGGCGTACGACCACGGCGAGCTGTCGGAGTGCTTCACCCGGCTCGACGAGACGCTGCGGCGGCTGCTGGAGACGGCGGTGCCGGAGAACGCCGTCACGCTCCCCCTGCGCCCCAGCGGGCGGATGGTGTACGCGACCGCCGTGGAGGAGGACCGCTACCTGTCCGCCCCCGAGCTGTACCTGGGGATCCGCGCGGAGATGAAGCAGGACGAGCTGCTGCGCAGGGCGCCGCAGCTGCTCAAGGTGAGCTCGGCGGACCAGATCGACCGGCTGATCCTGCGGGCGCTGCCGGGGATCGCCGTGCGGCACGCGGCGTCGCCGCCCTCCAGCCTCCCCGCCAAGCTGGGGTGGTCGTACTTCCACCTGGAGCGCTCCGGCGAGGACTGGGACGCCGTCCGCCGGGCGCGCAACCTGGCGGTCTACGCGCCCGCGGAGCTTCCCTCGCCGGAGATGGACCTGGTGGTCCTGCTGCCGGAGCGCTGACGTCGCCGGTCAGCGCAGGGCGAAGAAGGCTACCAGCGCCAGCGCGAGCACCACCACCAGGATCAGGCCCACGATCAGCGGCGTGGTGGAGCGCGCCGGTGCTCCGGTGGGGAGCGGCGCGGCGGGCGGGGGCATCGGCGCCGGCGCGGAGGGAGCGGCCGGCGAGGGGTGCGGCGGCCCGGCGGGGATGTGCGGCGCGGAGAACGCGGGCATCAGCAGCGAGCTCGCGGAATCGGCCGGGGGCTCCGCCGTTGGGCCATCGTGCAGGCGCGGCGACGGGCTGAGCAGGCGGTCCACGTAGTCGTCGTCCGGCTGCGGCAGCGGCTCCGGCGCGTGCTCCAGGCGCAGCGGCTCCGGCGCGGGCGGCGGAGAGGCGGGACGGTCCTGCGCGGGGAGGGCCCACGCGGGCAGGTCCAGCCGCTGGAAGAGCTGGCTGAACTCGCCGCGCCCGCCCGCGTCCGCGGGGGCGGCACCGGCCGGGCCGGAGTCCGGGACCGGAGCGGAGAACACGCCCGTCGCGCCGCCCGTGCCGGTGCCCGCCGGCGGGGGTGTGGGGAACGCCGCGGCCGCCGGGTCGGCGGGGGCGCGCGGCGGATCGGCGGGGGGAATGGTGGCGGCGCGGAAGCTGGCGAGCTCGTCCGTCCGGCTCCGGCTCTCGGCCGCTGGGGCGAACCCCGCAGCCGGGTCCGCCGGCCGCGGCGCCGTCGCCCCAGTCTCCGGCGCGGCGGGAGGGGAAGGCGCCGCCTCCTCCGCGGCGGGAGCCGGCGGGTTTGCCGGGGCGGCTGCGCGCGATGCCGCATCGCTGGCGAGCGGCGCGCGGAACAGCCGCGTGAAGTCGCCCGGCTCCGCGGCCGGTGCGGCGGGCGGCGGGACGGGCGGTGCAGGCGCGGCGGAGGATGCGGGCGGCGGTGCGGGGGCGGGGTCCGTCTCCGCGCGGAGCGAAGCCGCGTCGAGTGAAGGTGCTGAGTCGGCACCGGCCGGCGGGACGGGCCCTGAGAAGGCGGGCGCGCCGGTCAGGTCGGCGGCCATGAAGAGGCGGGTGAACTCGCCGGGCTCCTTTCGCGGCGCATCCACTTCCCCCGGGAGCGCTGGCGCAGCATCCGTATCGCGCCCGGCGACGGGCGACTCCGCCGGGTCCGCGGCGGGCGGATCGGATGGAATGGCGGCCGGCTGCGCGGGCGGAGCGGAACCCGCTGGACCATCCGGCGTGGCGTGCGCGGAATCGGGCGTGGCGGGGGCGGGGGATGCGGGCGCCGGTTCGGCTTCGTCGAGGCCCAGCCAGGCCGGCAGGGATCGGAAGCCGGCGAGCAGCTCCGTGACCACCGTGATGGAGCCGTCCACCGCCGTGACCTCGCGGACGCGGGCGCGGCGCTCCGGCTCCAGCCGCTCCAGCGCACTCAGCAGCGCCAGGTTGTACGGCGTGATCCCCCCGTCCACGAAGTGCACCATGGCCACGCCCGCCGTGGGTGTGACCGCGTGAAAGGTGCGCACGCCGCCGCCGGCGACCTGGTCCAGGAGGGCGTACCGGGCGCGGAACTCGTCTGCGGTCATGATGGGGCCTCGCGGCGGGATGAAAGTGGATTTCGATGAAGGAGAGGGTCCTGGTGCGGCGAAGGGCCCGGGCAATAGTAATCCGCCGCGCCACCGGGGCGCAAAACAAATTCTGACGCGGAGAGGGTCATGCCGAAGGGAAGCCGGGGAGAGCTGCGGGGCGCGGCGCGCGCGTGGCGAGGCGCACCATGAGCGCGCTGTCGCCCGTGGTGTGGAGCGAGGGGATGCACCTCGCGCAGCACCACTTCCAGGCCCAGGCCCGCTGGTTCGAGGAGGTCGCCGCCTTTTCGCTCTCGCAGCTCTTCTTCAAGCCGTACGGCCTGGCCGGCATCGAGCTGGACGCCGAGGCCCTGCTGAACGGCACCGTGGCCGTGCGCCACGCCCGCGGCATCATGCCCGACGGGCTGGCGTTCCGCTTTCCCGAGGACCCGCCGCCGGAGCCGCTGGACGTCCGCGAGCGCTTCTCGCCCGTGCACGACAGCCACGCCGTGCTGCTCTCCCTGCCGCGCGAGCGCCCCGACCGCCCGTCGTTCGGCGAGGCGGAGCGGCTGAACGGCGGCCGCGACGCGGTGCGGTACCTCGCCGAGCCCCGCCGCCTCCCCGACGAGGCCACCGGCGGCGACGCGAAGCCCGTGCTGGTGGGGCGCAAGAATTTTCGCCTGTCGCTGGACGCCGAGCCCATGGACGGGGACGACCGGGTGTGGATGCCCATCGCGCGGGTGCGGCGCGACGGGGCGGGGCACTTCGTCTACGATCCGGACTACGTGCCGCCCTGCCTGCAGATCGGCGCCAGCGAGCGGCTGCTGGGGCTGGCCGCGCGCGTGGTGGAGATGCTGGACGCCAAGATGGACGCGCTTCGGGCGGAGCTGCCGGGGGGCGCGGCGACCGGCGCGGGGCCGCGGCTGTGGCTGGCGCACGCGCTGCACTCCAGCCGCGCGCCGCTGCACCACCTGCACCAGGCGCGGGGGGCGCACCCCGAACGGCTGTTCTCGGAGCTTTCGCGCCTGGCGGGTGCCCTGTGCACCTTTGCGCTGGACAGCGATCCGCGCGCCCTGCCGCTGTA
The Longimicrobium sp. genome window above contains:
- the tssK gene encoding type VI secretion system baseplate subunit TssK: MSALSPVVWSEGMHLAQHHFQAQARWFEEVAAFSLSQLFFKPYGLAGIELDAEALLNGTVAVRHARGIMPDGLAFRFPEDPPPEPLDVRERFSPVHDSHAVLLSLPRERPDRPSFGEAERLNGGRDAVRYLAEPRRLPDEATGGDAKPVLVGRKNFRLSLDAEPMDGDDRVWMPIARVRRDGAGHFVYDPDYVPPCLQIGASERLLGLAARVVEMLDAKMDALRAELPGGAATGAGPRLWLAHALHSSRAPLHHLHQARGAHPERLFSELSRLAGALCTFALDSDPRALPLYDHDAADRCFGALERHVREHLEIVLPTSHVVVPLARTRDWYHLGTVADRRCLERAHWFLGVRSTAAAGVVIGEVPRRVKLCSAQHIERLVREAYPGLVLEHEPTPPAALSPRLGTHYFRVRTQGPCWAAIREAGEVGAYAPESIPGAELELSIVMEG
- the tssK gene encoding type VI secretion system baseplate subunit TssK, coding for MRQMQKVLWTRGTLLTPQHLQAQDRFLEELVGFQLSSLTFFPWGFSRLGVDAEALAGGTVALTDAAGIFPDGLGFDLPAAGPLPPPKPLKEAWRTDAASLDVYLAIPEHRPGGQNVSLHGGDGAVRYTAEVALRRDDNTGLAEKPIQLARQNVRLLAEGEALAGHSVLRVARVVRAPTGTFQLDPRFVPPLLDLGASGYLLAVARRLVELLSARSNALSATRRQRTRGLAEFGGADAAHFWLLYAVNTHLPRFRHLLEVRRGHPGELWTAMAELAGALTTFSPSIHPRDLPAYDHGELSECFTRLDETLRRLLETAVPENAVTLPLRPSGRMVYATAVEEDRYLSAPELYLGIRAEMKQDELLRRAPQLLKVSSADQIDRLILRALPGIAVRHAASPPSSLPAKLGWSYFHLERSGEDWDAVRRARNLAVYAPAELPSPEMDLVVLLPER